The segment CTTATATTTGGGCTCCACGATGTTGACGCACTGCTTCCGAGGAATCATCCGAAAGGAAGACGTGCGAGCAACAGAGAAAGACAAGGTTGTCATGTACAAAAGTTTTAGAGGCGGCGATCTTGTCCTCGCAAAAGTGATATCTCTGGGTGATGTACAGTCTAACTACCTTTTGACCACGGCGGAGAACAACCTGGGAGTACTGCTGGCTTATAGTGAAGCAGGAGCCCAGATGGTTCCCATCAGCTGGACCGAGATGCAGTGTCCACTAACACGCGCCAAAGAGTTCCGCAAAGTAGCTAGAGCGCAGCTGTGATTATTCAGGGGATATGAGGTGAAAGTGGAGCGTCTTCATCACGTCAGACTGTCAACACGCTGCCAATGCCCTGCTGACTCACTACAGACTCATGGCTGACACACTGTTTATATGCCGTTGACGTCTGTCTTACACACTGGCTACACCTGACCTACCCATTGTCTGCCAATATCCGAGTGGTACACCATCGACACTTGACCTGCTGACATCTGATCTCTGTACTGCAGACCCATGGGTGACGCCATCAAAACTTGACCAACATACCGTTGACACTTGACTGACGCATGGTGGACACCAGTAAACACACTGCCGATGCACTGCAAATGGATGACAGACACACTGGTGATGCCCTACCAACACACTGCAGAGACATGACCGACATCCTACCCACACTTTGCAGACACACTGCTGGTGTATAGCCATACCAATGCACTGCATACACATGGGTGACTGTTGTACTACCAATGCCCTACAGACATACTGCAGACACTGATGATGCCCAGCTGATATACTGCAGACACTGTGACAATGCCTGACCAACATGCACCCAGCCGATGCACTGCAGACGCATGGGTGACAACCACTATTGACACACTGTAGTAGATGCCCTATGGATATCCTGCAGACAGAGCTAATGCCCTACCTATGTACTTCAGACACATGGGTGACAGACGTGCTGTTGACACACTGTACATGGCATACCACAGTGGATGCCCTACTGAACTCCTGTAGACACACTGCGAATGCCCTACGTGCTATAGAGACATGGCTGACACACACTATAAACACATGTCCTATTTGCTGTCTGCGCATGCCTTATCAGCGCACAGCAAACACATGTTGCCCTATCAAGGGCACTGCAGATGCGTGACTAATAAACTGTCAACACGCCACTGATGCATAGTCTACACATGGCCAAGATTCAACACATCTTTAAAACTGTGGGGCTACAGGTGATCTTTTTTTATGAATTTTCTAtgagtttaaaaataaaatgaagtgaTGAAAAAAGTTTTGGTGTTTGTGTGGTGTGAAGGACATTCAAACTTCtccatgtatgattttttttttttttgattaaccATTTTAAAACATGCTCATAGTAAATGTAATAAATAGTTTGTGTGATGAGTAAAGTAAGTCCTCTGCAGATTATAGCAGCAGCCATTGGATCTGTTATAATAGGAACTATTTACATTCACAAGTCTatataatacagtataatttacaaTTGGAAGAAAATGCATTTGGACAGCTTTGGATTTGACAAATATAAATATGTTACATTTCTCACCTGTACACGCTGTTGTTGCGTGGCCTCTGATAAAAAAAAGCCAGGTCTGGATCCCACAGTTTTGGCTAACTTTAGACCTATTTCTAGTCTGccttttttaaaatcaaaaattctaGAGAAGGTAGTTTACAGTCAGCTAATGTCTTTTTTAAATGAGCACAATATTTTTGAAGTTTTCCAATCTGGTTTTAAACCTTTTTAATCTCTCATCTGGAGCAGTGGGCAGGAATCCAGGGGCACAGCTCTGAGTTGGTTTCAGTCTTATTTAACAGGTAGGAGCTTTCATGTTGGTATTGGTGAATTTGTGACACCCCACTTGTGTGTAGGGTGTCATAGGGCTCAGTTCTGGTCCCActtcttttctgtttttaatctaTTACCGTTGGGCCCCATACTTAGAAAACATGGTATTTCTTtccactgttatgcagatgacagcCAAAGGAAGGACTCCTACTTTGTGGCACAATTACTTAACTGCTTAGGTGACATTAAGGCATGGTTGGCTCTAAATTTCCTAAGTTTAAATGAGAAAAAACAGAAGTGATGGTTTTTGGTAACAACTCTTTGACCCCTTTCGTAAAACTGGGCTCTCTGGCACAGTATCTCAAGCCAACCATCACAAACGTAGGAATTAAAATAGACTCTGATATGAAGCTTGATAGCCACATTAAGGCGGTAGTTaagcttttttcatttttttggaaCTAGCCAAAATAAAGCCAGTTCTTCAGAGGCAAGACTTTGAAACAGTAATCCATGCCTTTGTTACCActtggctggattactgtaatgcactttatatgGGACTTAGTGGGTCCTCTATTGCTTGCCTTcaactggtacagaatgctgctgggcGGCTTTTAACTGGTGCCTGTAAATATGAGCACATTTCACCTGTTttagcctcacttcattggctgcccATTCGTTTTTGgatccattttaaaattcttttaaatCTCTAAATGGACTTGGCCCACCTTATCTCTCTGAGTTGTTACACTTTTAtacttccatctggtcactcacGTTGGCGGACCAGCTGCTTCTGATGGTGCCTAAAACTAGGTGTAATGAGATGCACAAGACAGATGTAGACTGGGCCCCCACTCTGAAACTTGAGCACTCCAAAATCAAAGTGCAACAGTGGTTCGATCAGCTGAATGTGAATGTTTGAAGGGAAGACAAGCAAGAGCACAGTATTCCAAGATTTCTGCTGGTGCCAACAACTTTGCTGGTACCTTTTACTTCCAGTGACTCTGCGTGAAGATGTTACATGTAAGTTGAGTGTCTTAGctgatacattaaaaaaaaattgtgaatgaACACCTTAAATTACAAATTATTCATATAGATTAATTTTTTATTCACTCAATTATAGTGATATTTTACTGTCTGAAATACATTTTGACCTTGGCATAATTATTtgacagttttattacagtaaaaGTTTATTAAAGATTATTATATATTTACTGACTGGTTGGGTGTAGGCTCCCTTTCCAAAAACTTTCAGAACTCATACCTGCTTTTCTATTGATGCAAATACATTGCCGTGAGTTATGAAAAATATGCCCGGGCATTAATTGTTCCTAACTCATGCCTGCATTTCTATTGAAGTACTGATGCAAATCCATTGCTATGGGTTATGAAAAATTCATGCCCGGGCATTATTTTAACTCATAGTAAGCCACTGAAAATCAATAGAAAAGCAGGTATGAGTTATGAAAATTTAACTCCCACTCCAGCAATTGATAGAAATAATGGGATACCAAACAATGAGTGTCTAACATAAGATGATAAATCATTCTTTaaagtctttttttattattattgacagTTACATTGGACCAATCAGAAGACAATGAAGACATTACATCTGAAACCTTGTCATCTGTTGGTGCCGAATCTATCCCTGCCCAGCCCATGAGCGTGGCTCATGAAATTCAAACAGAGATGTCCACTTCTGATATAAATGGCCTTGAGGAAGGACTGAAGGATGCCAATGAACAAATATATAAACTTTGAAAGAAAGTAGGTGACCTTTCCATGAATGAAGATTCATTTTGAAATGACAATGAGAAAGTCAAGTTTTATACTGGCTTACCAAGGTTCAGTGTTCTGATGTGTATATTTAACTTTGTTGCACCTTATATAACAACCACACATAAAAAATATATTGAGTCAATTTCAAGATTTTCTGATTGTACTGATGAGGCTACGTTTAAACACTCCAAAACTTAGCCTATTGTTTTGGAGTCTCCATTTCCACATGCTAGTAGCATTTTTGATCATCGGTTACCAGTCATGGATGTCAGATTGTCATTCTTAATCTTTGGGCCAGAATGGGAAGTGTTACAGAAAACCATGCTGCTTTCATTCAGTCATTTGGAAATAAGGTTGCTGTCATCATAGACTGCTTTGAAGTGTTTATCGACCATCTACACTGTCAGATAGAGCCATGATATGGTCAAATTACAAACACCATAACACTGCAAAATTTCTCATAGGGGTCACCCCACAAGGAGTGATTTCCTTAATCTCAAAAGCATGGGACGGCTGTGTACATGACAAGCatattagggtgattctttaactacgggcactattggccttgtaaatgtaatttccaccacaccattgccttacaatataaagtgccttggggcaactgtttgttgtgatttggcgctatatacatgtgctctgatgttactgtttatctccatagaaactacccacataatctttcatacaaactttttaaaagggacattattgttgtggtggaaattacggcaatagtgtgggacaactacattttgtttaaaaaaatcacaacagttgtatgacattgaataccccaattatgttttgattattttactgagattttattcaaagttattttaaaacattagaaaaaacgtttgtttactattcatttttatcattgaagatcaaaagtctgggtgtgggacaagcacaaaatggcaatatttgcatataatgatgctgaaaaaaggtgaaaaagtcatcacagactactaggacaaatttcttcaaacactttcattgtaaagataactataaaagtgtgaaatttccccttttttctttttttcataaaatatgaccaagggacataaaagtgcccgtagtctaagaatcacccattactGAAAACTGTTCGATATTAACAAATTTGCTTCCTGGAGATTTGGTGCTAACAGATCGAGGATCTGACTTTGCAGACAGTGTTTGTTTCTACTGTGCTAAACTAGCAATACCTGCCTTTACACGTGGTAAAAGTCAACTCTCTACATTAGAAATTGAAGAGACCAGGAAGATAGCAAATGTCAGATTACATGTTGAATGACTGATTGGATTTCTTCGAAGGAAGTACCCAATTTTACAGTTAACTTTGCCTATAGAGACTTATGTATAAGGAAGGACAAGAAGACATACCACTTGACATGATTGTTACAGTTTGCTGTGCCCTGACCAACGTGTGTCCTTCAGTTGTGCCTTTTGAATGAACAATTCTAGCATGAATGTAGGAAAGGACTAATGAAAACAAAAACTTAAGAATTGTATCTATTATTTACAGACTTTATTATTGGAATGTTTTTAGAATGATTTCTGAAATCATGGACTTAACAATACAAAAAAATAGCATCACTCTTGAGCATCAGTATGGTACAGTTAATTGGAATAAATGGAAGTACACAGTTTCCACTTACCATTCAGCAGAGATCAAttgttacaatttttattgtactcAACATACATCCATAATGCACTTGTAAACAAATTCCCTCAAGTAGTTTGCAAATGTAAGTTTTTTCCTTGCAAGACTATGCACATGTAGATTTAGATAACTAAGTAcaataactgaagttattgtacttggccccacaaatcttagaaacatggtgtctaaccagatccttactctgacctctagtaatactgttagaaatcttggagtcatttttgatcaggatatgtcattcaaagcgcatattaaacaaatatgtaggactgcttttttgcatttacgcaatctctctaaaattagaaaggtcttgtctcagagtgatgctgaaaaactaattcatgcatttatttcctctaggctggactattgtaattcattattatcaggttgtcctaaaagttccctgaaaagccttcagttaattcaaaatgctgcagctagagtactgacggggactagaaggagagagcatatctcacccgtattggcctctcttcattggcttcctgttaattctagaatagaatttaaaattcttcttcttacttataaggttttgaataatcaggtcccatcttatcttagggacctcatagtaccatatcaccccaatagagcgcttcgctctttgactgcaggcttacttgtagttcctagggtttgtaagagtagaatgggaggcagagccttcagctttcaggctcctctcctgtggaaccagctcccaattcggatcagggagacagacaccctctctacttttaagattaagcttaaaactttcctttttgctaaagcttatagttagggctggatcaggtgaccctgaaccatcccttagttatgctgctatagacttagactgctggggggttcccatgatgcactgagtgttttttttttttctctttttgctctgtatgcaccactctgcatttaatcattagtgattgatctctgctcccctccacagcatgtctttttcttggttctctccctcagccccaacagaagactgcccctccctgagcctggttctgctggaggtttcttcctgttaaaagggagtttttccttcccactgtcgccaagtgcttgctcacggggggtcgttttgaccgttggggtttttacgtaattattgtatggccttgccttacaatataaagcgccttggggcaactgtttgttgtgatttggcgctatataaataaaattgatgaaattgatgatAACCTGAGAGATGACTAGATTATAGTTATGGCAAATGTATTATATTCATTGGACTATGCCTAcaagaaatacaaccccaattccaatgaagttgggtcattacgtaaaatgtaaataaaatcagaatacaatgatttgcaaatcctcttcaacctatattcaattaaatacaccacaaagacaagatattgaatgttcaaactgataaaatattagctcattttgaaatggatgcctgcaacatgtttcaaaaaagctgggacagtggtatgtttatcacttatgttgttgatgtatggcttttgcttttcatggtacagttttaacttgcacttgtagatgtagcgatgaactgtgttaactaacattggttttctgaagtgctcctgagcccacacagtaagatcctttacacaatgatgatgatttttaatgcaatgccgcctgagggatcgaaggtcacgggcattcaatgttggttttcggcctttccgcttacgtgtagaaagttctctagattctctgaatcttctgattatattatggactgtagatgatggaatccctaaattccttgcaactgaacgttgagaaacattattcttaaactgttggactatttttttcatgcagttgttcacaaagtggtgatcctcgccccatctttgcttgtgaacggctgagccttttggggatgctccttttatacccaatcatgacactcacctgtttccaattaggtgtttgagcattcatcacttttcccagtcttttgttgccccgtcccaacttttttgaaacgtgttggaggcatccatttcaaaatgagctaatatttgcacaaaaacaataaagtttatcagtttgaacattaaatacgaggtctattagaaaagtatccgaccttatttaaaaaaaaacatatggatttgaattacatgtgcttgcgtgagccaaccttgaaccttcatgcgtgattttttttcacgcctgtcggttgcgtcattcgcctgtgagcaggctttgagtgaggagtggtccaccccctcggtggattttcatttccaccttcgttttggtctcacaggacagctttgagatggcgttcagacagctgtcggtggtttttcagtcgagtgattatccaagaaattgtggatgtgcctggacatgccagaacatgttctgtgacgcttcatcacggcgttgctccgcacgtctgtctcaatttgccgaaaaagtgctgatgtccacgtcttttcacaattcctgtgctagtccagacaacgtcccggataaaacacagcgtccagtttggaaatgaacggcacattccactgttacaggagtttttgtcatggaaatgaACAGACGCTTTGCGCATCACGAcagcaagcgagacaaagaacacctccgtttcggagtgccagaaggacaagctgggacatgtccacctctccacaatttctctgatactcactcgactggtaagcactgaaaggcatgtcgCGGTGCTGCGACGCGCAAAGcaactgtttagaaatgaaatggttgttcagcctgtcgatggcagctggagcgcggcgcgccccacagctgctgtgggcatccttaaagcgacagtaacatcccttaatgtctttgaagcccataaaattttcaccaaaaaccacctgaatttctcgaatggtgtccacatggatgtgcctcagtttctaaaaaaaatttgatcaagcaaagcagcagtctctcagccatttccctgacaatgaaaatccgccgaggggggtggaccactcctcactggcgaatgacgcaaccgacaggcgtgaaaaaaaaaatcacgcatgcgcatgaaggttcaaggttggcacacgcaagcatacgtgattcaaatccatatggttttttatttaaaaaataaggtcggatacttttctaatagacctcgtatcttgtctttgtggtgtattcaactgaatataggttgaggatttgcaaatcattgtattctgtttttatttacattttacacaacgtcccaactttattggaattggggttgtaaatgcagtgtattttcataatttatttacctttgtgtatttatttttgaaacaattTAGGAATAACATCACAGTTAAGCACATGTCAATCAATGGTGcaaaatatcaaaaataaatgGGGGTACACATTATTCTCAGATCATTTTTACATACTGGACGTACAGCGTCAGGTCTCTGGGAAATTACTGCCTTTGTGTGAAGGGATCACTGAAGCTGCCTGGCAGGATGGATGCCTTTTCTCCAGTTTGGTTCAGCttttagaaaataaataaacataatgaGGTTAAAAACTATGCATCCGGATCAGTATGTAATGCAGGGTTAGAACTTAACTTTTGATGGTGGTGATCAAGTGGACCTCTTAACATGTGACTGTTTCAGGTGGTCCAGAGCAAAGCTTGGTGTTCACAGACCACTTTTTTAATGTAAAGTTTGCATTTCtatctatttttatttatatcaaaTTATTGCAAAAATACTATTTTACACCAAATTCATAAAATACATCAAGATCAGTGTAACTTGAGAGTTACGAGAACCAACCTCTGTGAAGAAGGTCATCTTCTGTTCCTGGTCTGGTTTGATGTTAAGGCGACCACTCTCTGACTCTCCTCAGTACTGCTGGTAACTTCAGATGGTTGTCTAGGTCCTGCTTCTTCTTGTGGGCTGAGGAGATGTCCACACACCGTAATTCCGTGTATGGAACCTAAAATAGAGACATTATATACAGCTGACAATTAGGGGATAAGATAagaaaaactttattgatctcacagaggagaaattcacatgttacgtcagctcttaaaaaacacacaagatgggtgcaagaagaggaaaatgttcatcaaacagcgtgtgcaaggataagcaataatagtaatacttgtgacagtacaagacataagaaaatgaggtagaaatagaatatatatatatatttgtgttctccactcagattgcaatagccaattacagcttagcctttctgtccatcatttacctgtattttggcatgcttggagccagaaagttatgttggatccttaaggatccaaaaaggctaggaccaaaagttatattggatcggttcccactgaccaataccgttagagcttactgccaacagctagccaatcagagcgcggcatacgaaggtctggaactagctgacagatgctggttgaaaaaatggcaacaaacatgtcaacaacagcagaaaatcgtctgccagcgaggtttgctgagttcacagaggaggaactggtggaaatattgaactacaaggatgccaaaaacactaagaaggtagacaagcacactactgatgttttagaagcgtTCATcgtatcagaatcaatcatatgctgttcacaacaaaataaaatgatctaatttacttgactctttgttgtttgcttaatttgggaggggggtggagaacataattgatggatggcaagtcatccaacatagTTGGATTAGTTATATTGAAAagttgaagaaaagttatattggacgataaGCTGAAGAAAAGTTGAAgaaatattttccagtatttctctatgttggactccttaccatccattatttgtgtgtatatatatatatatatatatatatatatatacacacacacacacacacacacacatatatacatatacacacgcatacacatacttATAcacatataaacatgattgggattgaaaaagcgataggagcatcttatttacaatatgtgaaatggagtttaggtgtggtaaggtgacattagtgcagggatttgtaaacgagctgttattgcacatgatttgcggacatattattgcatgtggttatttcacagtgttattgtacagtctgacagcagcagggaagaacgacctgcagtatcgttccttcttgcactgagggtgcctcagcctgtcactgaacgcgctgttcagctccactacagtccggtgcagagggtgagaggagttgttcatgatggatttgaacttggttaacaccctcctctcagccacctcctccagaggacagcccaagacagagctggacttcctgaccagcttattcagtctctttctctcccgctctatgCTGCCCGGGACCCACCAgacaacagcatagaggagagcagaggctacaacagagtcgtagaaggtcttgagcagaggcctgctcactccaaaggatctcagtctcctcatgaGGTGGAGGCAACtcaggccttttttgtacagggcgtcggtgttgagtacagtccagtttgctgttgagggaTTTGTCAATCATATCAATAATATTCAGCAAACTAAACTAATTTTGTAATGGAGGAAGGGGGACCTGTTGCGGTTCCAAAATCAGTAATGATCATCATTTTTGATGATTATCAGAAATGATCAGAAATAGTCATTTTCCCGTTACACGCCCTTGGAAACAGCataacggcccaactgcagcgtAATTTTTTCATGCTATAATGCTGGTGACAACCGTGAAATAAATTTTGAGCTTACCTGCTTCAATGATGGTGGCAGTACCCACTGCCAACTCTTGTCTGTGCACGTCTGCTGATCCCTCATCCTGCTCCCTGCTGCAAGCGCAAACAGCACGGCACGCACGTGACTGCAAACTTCACTCAATCTATAAACAAATTGTTGATCATATATATAACAATGATTATGTAACAAATTTCAACTGTAAAGTGGTAGTACAACACACTAAGTACAACAGTTACACATATCAATGTTACATTTAATCTTCACACGATGACCTGCCTTTTTCCCTTGTCCAAAGTTCACATTTACTGTCTATTCagataaacaaatgaatgaataaagggacaaaccaaccaacaatagataaataaaaacTTACCCAGCGATGCAATCACAGTGTGCTGTCACCACCTCCCCATGTTCTTCCAACAACACCCACGGCTTTAGTGAGGTTTCATTTGATCTGTGAGAATGGTTGAACTAAGAaataaaattaatgaaataattattaaaaataaataaaaaataatcaccAAATAGCTCATTAAGTGAATTATAATGAAAACATTTGCAGGTATAACATAAATCATAAAATATGGGTTAGTTTCAATAACATTTTTTCCATGAGTTTCTGTACTAGGTCCTAGCCTATATTCATTTACTCTGATTACACAAATTTTctctaataaaataaaaataaaaaaatcgccACTACGATGTGCATGTACTTACCCTGGCCAATAGAATCTTTCTCTGGCACTTTCACAGTGATGTTCCGAACCCAACCAGACACAAAAAAAATTGTACGCTGAAAGGCTTTTGTATGCTTTCATTTGTCTACCTGTTACAAAGCTGGTCGTCAAAACTAAATAATTAACAACAGCTGTATAGTTTATGACAGCCACAGCCGCACATCGTCTGGGAAATCGGGAGGATCATGGGAAATATGACGTCAGTCGCAATCGAAGAGTAGAAAAACCACACGAACGAACATTATACTACCATAATGTATTTTTCATGCTTTTCATTACGTTAATGAGAGACGGCATGcatgagaccatgaaaacttatatatatatttaaatatatttaatCTAGAATTTGTAATCATAATTCATTCAAAAAAGGCAATTACCTTTTCTTTTTAATTACGTCATAGAATGTGCGTATTT is part of the Thalassophryne amazonica chromosome 11, fThaAma1.1, whole genome shotgun sequence genome and harbors:
- the LOC117519986 gene encoding exosome complex component CSL4-like — translated: MKQCVPGDKLCSGNDCTPGTGVYLREGYIYASRTGYVHRKEEEGVFPVISVVNPVDARVLPHVGATVICKVTSLNARFAKVHILYLGSTMLTHCFRGIIRKEDVRATEKDKVVMYKSFRGGDLVLAKVISLGDVQSNYLLTTAENNLGVLLAYSEAGAQMVPISWTEMQCPLTRAKEFRKVARAQL